In Rosa chinensis cultivar Old Blush chromosome 1, RchiOBHm-V2, whole genome shotgun sequence, a genomic segment contains:
- the LOC112199190 gene encoding uncharacterized protein LOC112199190 isoform X2 has product MEPLEKVENFGRLAHWFFSLAKSRIDAEACSIREELDKLMTLQQPLSGSCNNSSETAKDATVENLKAALVEIQLCSRLESLLLKKKSLNNGDSPELHTEKVEKLKVLSESLANSTSQAEKRILDHRESFFEAAESVPEMRTEF; this is encoded by the exons ATGGAGCCtttggagaaagttgagaaCTTTGGCCGTCTTGCTCATTGGTTTTTTTCTCTGGCCAAATCAAG AATAGATGCTGAAGCCTGCAGCATAAGGGAGGAACTTGATAAACTGATGACACTGCAGCAGCCTTTAAGTGGAAGTTGTAACAATTCATCGGAGACAGCAAAAGATGCAACGGTAGAG AATTTAAAAGCAGCACTCGTAGAAATTCAACTATGTTCCAGGTTGGAGTCTCTGTTACTAAAGAAGAAATCCTTGAACAATGGGGACTCACCTGAGCTGCACACTGAAAAG GTCGAAAAATTGAAAGTATTATCAGAATCTCTTGCTAATTCCACCTCACAAGCAGAAAAGCGCATTTTGGACCACAG GGAAAGCTTTTTTGAAGCAGCTGAAAGTGTTCCTGAG ATGAGGACCGAGTTCTAG
- the LOC112199190 gene encoding uncharacterized protein LOC112199190 isoform X1 produces MEPLEKVENFGRLAHWFFSLAKSRIDAEACSIREELDKLMTLQQPLSGSCNNSSETAKDATVENLKAALVEIQLCSRLESLLLKKKSLNNGDSPELHTEKVEKLKVLSESLANSTSQAEKRILDHRESFFEAAESVPEKNYLDVYRFESWGGSLLPTYAVGQQMRTEF; encoded by the exons ATGGAGCCtttggagaaagttgagaaCTTTGGCCGTCTTGCTCATTGGTTTTTTTCTCTGGCCAAATCAAG AATAGATGCTGAAGCCTGCAGCATAAGGGAGGAACTTGATAAACTGATGACACTGCAGCAGCCTTTAAGTGGAAGTTGTAACAATTCATCGGAGACAGCAAAAGATGCAACGGTAGAG AATTTAAAAGCAGCACTCGTAGAAATTCAACTATGTTCCAGGTTGGAGTCTCTGTTACTAAAGAAGAAATCCTTGAACAATGGGGACTCACCTGAGCTGCACACTGAAAAG GTCGAAAAATTGAAAGTATTATCAGAATCTCTTGCTAATTCCACCTCACAAGCAGAAAAGCGCATTTTGGACCACAG GGAAAGCTTTTTTGAAGCAGCTGAAAGTGTTCCTGAG AAAAATTACTTAGATGTGTATCGCTTTGAATCATGGGGAGGTTCACTGCTACCAACATATGCTGTTGGACAACAG ATGAGGACCGAGTTCTAG
- the LOC112199195 gene encoding UPF0481 protein At3g47200 — protein sequence MAANHRSGTDHTVIDIIDDREKSKKCIFRVPKVLRRRNPEAYTPDSFSIGPYHHYREKRGEEEGKGGKEGKGEEDFQRMGGAKKSYLDEILARMKNITLEELTAKVIGRSGQRNENEFEERARSFYDERFDISPKDFIKMMIVDGCFLVQLFRKCNHPDRMALDDPVFTTDSSFHFLCHDILLLENQLPWFVIRSLYSLTLEIYPDETSLPVLILNAFSILAPLKQSCSSYFKHLRRNKCHCDADYLHILDLVRDSIIIPIKTIDERAQKAAGRKAKHHQMHAWRKDSRGYKAAPEALFDPKQHQMPTATALSNVGIKFQSSTKRSIMDIRWAPRQNLRKSITDIRFKVRWPFRNEEVLKIPQLDVDNLFECLFRNLIYFEHCCHGYSSEITSFSIFMDKLISSKDDLELLCKEKVIIGSWESNEEGRKFFRSLYKDIPQKNSVKFYYADLCGELNNRYKTLKNHRLGESTRQQLIWFSNPWNAFYVIVGIFLLQIVPTILQTTYTIKQYYSPSP from the coding sequence ATGGCCGCAAATCATAGAAGTGGTACAGATCATACAGTTATCGATATTATCGATGACCGCGAGAAAAGCAAGAAATGCATCTTCAGAGTTCCTAAAGTGCTCCGGAGACGAAACCCAGAAGCATATACACCTGACAGTTTTTCAATCGGACCTTATCATCATTATCGAGAAAAGCGAGGCGAGGAGGAAGGTAAAGGAGGCAAGGAAGGCAAAGGCGAGGAAGATTTCCAACGCATGGGAGGAGCGAAAAAGAGCTATTTGGATGAAATTCTCGCGCGTATGAAGAATATAACTTTGGAAGAGTTAACCGCAAAAGTTATTGGGCGCTCAGGCCAGAGGAATGAAAATGAGTTTGAGGAACGAGCCCGCAGTTTTTATGATGAACGATTTGATATTTCTCCCAAAGACTTCATCAAGATGATGATAGTTGACGGTTGCTTCCTAGTTCAACTATTTCGGAAGTGTAACCATCCCGATCGCATGGCATTGGATGACCCAGTGTTCACCACCGACAGCAGTTTTCATTTCCTATGCCATGACATTTTGCTCCTAGAGAATCAACTTCCTTGGTTTGTTATCCGCAGTTTGTATAGCCTTACTCTTGAAATATACCCTGATGAAACCTCCCTTCCTGTTCTCATCCTTAACGCCTTCAGCATACTAGCACCACTGAAGCAAAGTTGCTCATCTTATTTTAAGCATCTCCGCAGAAACAAGTGTCATTGTGATGCTGATTACCTGCACATACTTGATCTGGTAAGAGATTCCATAATTATTCCAATAAAGACCATAGATGAGAGAGCACAGAAAGCAGCTGGTAGAAAAGCAAAACATCATCAAATGCATGCTTGGAGAAAAGACTCCAGAGGCTATAAAGCTGCTCCTGAAGCTCTCTTTGACCCAAAACAGCATCAAATGCCTACTGCTACAGCTCTTTCAAATGTAGGCATAAAATTCCAATCGTCCACCAAGAGAAGCATAATGGACATACGATGGGCACCGCGCCAGAATCTCAGAAAAAGCATAACAGACATACGATTCAAAGTGCGCTGGCCATTCAGAAATGAAGAAGTTCTCAAAATTCCGCAGTTAGACGTTGATAATTTGTTTGAATGTTTATTCAGGAACCTGATTTATTTTGAGCACTGTTGCCATGGTTATTCCAGCGAAATAACATCATTTTCCATCTTCATGGATAAACTCATCTCTTCCAAAGATGATCTGGAACTACTTTGTAAGGAAAAGGTAATTATAGGTAGCTGGGAAAGCAATGAAGAAGGTCGCAAGTTCTTCAGAAGTCTTTACAAGGACATACCGCAGAAGAATTCCGTCAAGTTCTACTATGCGGATCTCTGCGGGGAACTGAATAATAGGTAcaaaacattgaaaaatcacCGGCTAGGAGAGAGCACAAGACAACAATTGATTTGGTTTTCAAATCCATGGAACGctttttatgtgattgttggTATTTTCCTTCTGCAGATAGTTCCCACCATACTGCAGACCACATATACCATTAAGCAATACTATTCTCCTAGTCCTTAG